From the Plectropomus leopardus isolate mb chromosome 18, YSFRI_Pleo_2.0, whole genome shotgun sequence genome, one window contains:
- the LOC121957821 gene encoding uncharacterized protein LOC121957821 gives MEEDCDLAEDFDCPSLLCEELEDLDTKNQQGRRRRRRRKRRKRREGEEEVFNQREYEEAEEETDREDKEGEKEKKVIVSEKELMVTEGEEEEQVKPESRLGAEEVQMENNKIESNEETITDKQDKETKSLEEKDERKKCRKRRGRKQIERGRNRRGLKDVSEQFEEEKGSQIQEVTAMSSEESSALSEPSIGLMNSCDLSDPIYLGCGGTGLYYPQVPLPLLYSSQPPVPIQPAPPQPHGTKRSHSPPLPHSLPPQGPQPLEMEITQVYSTRRSIRYSTKGRGRPLSFPLLPGLESVDSCLLPPAPKKKTRTLYSTDQLEHLEALFQEDHYPDTEKRKVIAASVGVTPQRIMVWFQNRRAKWRKVERSITSKVEHRRSRAGCSGSPQRHQINPTLPTLAPNSKGAPCFSGHFASKLPQLAPAAPSFPTLSNQTPPSYSSLLASLNSPGQSRVRDVGQHQLSSQGGLAEYHPSPMHSPPPLRRASLPLFTTTYNPTNPTPPLFNTLAHTPPLFLDALEAGSALVQRDTQSLQTDTSSLFDFGEKLDYLTSGQQNNNNPLSYQLQTSYPTSQPQHQPQASLPHMAYLTPSPYLTPNPPDSNPTSYLTFGPGGNSTGMVTFSTGGHTYFQSQSAGQILLQSAGHHGGITAYQSYPWGSMYSQPAIHQRTQCPPAYPGSLGGARDHQPPSSTTLPPPSFYNLGDHGPSHASSQRSSHTHTHTVTSSSSTTVLPPVSTLRPSRLRAEITPTKTASLLPSQVSPASPDSSPVPPCVKIEYDSPREIHSHFHCDFSPIHF, from the exons ATGGAAGAAGACTGTGATTTAGCTGAAGACTTTG ACTGTCCAAGCCTTCTGTGTGAGGAACTGGAAGATTTGGATACAAAGAACCAGcaagggagaaggaggaggaggcggaggaagaggaggaagaggagggaaggagaggaggaagtgtTTAATCAGAGGGAGTATGAAGAGGCAGAAGAGGAGACGGACCGAGAAGACAAGgagggggagaaagaaaagaaagttattGTGTCAGAAAAGGAGCTGATGGTgacagagggagaagaggaggagcaggtgaAGCCAGAGAGTAGGCTGGGAGCGGAGGAGGTGCAGATGGAAAACAACAAGATTGAGAGCAATGAGGAAACAATCACTGATAAGCaggacaaagaaacaaagagtttagaagagaaagatgagaggaaaaaatgtagGAAGAGGCGAGGTCGGAAACAAATTGAGCGAGGGAGAAACAGGAGAGGTTTAAAAGATGTTAGTGAGCAGTTTGAGGAGGAAAAGGGGAGTCAAATACAGGAGGTGACAGCAATGAGTTCAGAGGAGAGCTCAGCTCTGTCAGAGCCTTCCATTGGACTGATGAACAGCTGCGACCTGTCTGATCCCATCTACCTGGGCTGTGGGGGGACGGGGCTGTATTACCCTCAGGTTCCTCTTCCCCTGCTGTACTCCTCACAGCCTCCAGTCCCGATCCAGCCTGCACCTCCTCAGCCTCACGGGACAAAACGGTCACACAGCCCTCCTCTACCTCACAGTCTCCCCCCGCAGGGCCCGCAGCCTCTCGAG ATGGAGATAACCCAGGTCTACTCCACACGGCGCTCGATTCGCTACAGCACCAAGGGTCGGGGCCGGCCACTGAGCTTCCCTTTGCTGCCAGGACTAGAAAGTGTGGACAGCTGCCTGCTTCCGCCTGCACCAAAGAAGAAAACACGAACACTCTACAGCACTG atcAGTTAGAGCATTTAGAGGCCTTGTTCCAGGAGGACCACTATCCTGACACCGAGAAGAGGAAAGTCATCGCTGCTTCAGTTGGTGTCACGCCTCAAAGAATTATG GTCTGGTTTCAGAACCGCAGGGCTAAATGGAGGAAAGTGGAGCGCTCCATCACATCAAAGGTTGAACACAGACGGAGTAGAGCTGGATGCAGTGGCAGCCCCCAACGCCATCAAATCAATCCCACTCTACCCACATTAGCACCCAACAG taaGGGAGCCCCTTGTTTTTCTGGTCACTTTGCCTCCAAGCTGCCGCAGCTTGCCCCTGCAGCACCCTCTTTCCCCACCCTGTCCAACCAGACTCCACCCTCCTACAGTAGCCTGCTGGCCAGCCTCAACAGCCCAG GTCAATCCAGAGTGAGGGATGTGGGCCAGCACCAGCTTTCATCTCAGGGGGGGTTGGCAGAATACCACCCCAGCCCCATGCACAGCCCTCCCCCCCTGCGGCGAGCCAGTCTCCCCCTTTTCACAACGACCTACAACCCCACCAACCCAACTCCACCTCTGTTTAACACCCTGGCTCACACCCCACCTCTGTTCCTGGATGCTCTGGAGGCTGGCTCCGCTCTGGTCCAGCGTGACACCCAGTCTCTGCAGACTGACACCAG tTCTCTATTTGACTTTGGGGAAAAGCTGGACTACCTGACCTCAGGCcagcagaacaacaacaaccctCTTTCCTACCAACTCCAGACCTCCTACCCCACCAGCCAGCCGCAGCACCAACCTCAAGCATCTCTGCCCCACATGGCCTACCTCACCCCCTCCCCCTACCTCACCCCCAACCCTCCAGATTCCAACCCTACCTCTTACCTGACCTTCGGCCCTGGAGGAAACTCCACTGGGATGGTGACCTTCTCCACAGGAGGCCACACTTACTTCCAGTCCCAGAGCGCAGGACAAATCTTGCTGCAGTCGGCCGGTCATCACG GTGGGATCACGGCGTACCAGTCGTACCCGTGGGGCAGCATGTACAGTCAACCAGCCATCCACCAGCGTACTCAGTGCCCTCCAGCTTACCCCGGCAGCTTGGGAGGCGCTCGAGATCACCAGCCTCCCTCCTCTACCACCCTGCCTCCCCCTTCATTTTACAACCTGGGGGACCATGGGCCCTCACATGCAAGCTCCCAGCGCTCAtcacacacccatacacacaccgtcaccagcagcagcagcactacaGTCCTCCCTCCTGTGTCCACGCTGCGGCCCTCTCGCCTCCGAGCAGAGATCACTCCAACCAAGACCGCATCCCTGCTGCCTTCTCAGGTCAGCCCTGCCTCTCCAGACAGCTCTCCAGTGCCCCCCTGTGTCAAGATTGAGTATGACAGCCCTCGAGAGATTCACAGCCACTTCCACTGCGACTTCTCCCCCATACATTTTTGA
- the matn1 gene encoding cartilage matrix protein has product MMPTPPLFLLLLGLIGAQATVDVRTAAAMAAGLCKTRPTDIVFIIDSSRSVRPSEFEQVKVFLAKVIEGLDVGPNATRVGVVNYASRVKNEVSLKTHRTKAGLVKAVTKIEPLSTGTMTGLAIQFALNVAFSEAEGARVKSPDISKVAIIVTDGRPQDNVKDVAQRAREAGIEIFAIGVGRVDMSTLRQMASDPLDDHVDYVESYSVIEKLTKKFQEAFCVSDLCATGDHDCEQVCISTPGSFKCACKDGFTLMDNGRSCSACSNSATDVVFLIDGSKSVRPENFELVKKWINQIVDKLDVSDSKAHVGLVQYSSQVRQEFPLGRYNNKKDLKEAVKKMAYMERGTMTGQALRYLTDNSFGPGQGARPGVTKVGIVFTDGRSQDYIGDAAKKAKEHGFKMYAVGVGNAVEDELKEIASEPTGEHYFYTADFKAMTQIAKKLQINICQEEDPCECDSLVKFQKKVEDALQALTKKLDSMSKRIALLENKIV; this is encoded by the exons ATGATGCCTACGCCGCCgttgttcctgctgctgctcggcCTCATAGGGGCTCAGGCCACCGTAGACGTCCGCACAGCTGCCGCCATGG CGGCAGGTTTGTGCAAAACTCGTCCCACAGACATTGTGTTCATCATCGACAGCAGTCGGAGCGTCCGCCCATCAGAGTTTGAGCAGGTCAAAGTCTTCCTGGCTAAGGTCATTGAGGGGCTGGATGTTGGACCCAACGCCACCCGTGTTGGTGTTGTCAACTACGCCAGCCGTGTCAAAAATGAG GTGTCTCTGAAGACACACCGCACCAAAGCCGGCCTGGTTAAGGCTGTGACCAAGATTGAGCCCCTGTCCACTGGAACAATGACAGGCCTGGCCATCCAGTTTGCCCTGAATGTTGCCTTCAGTGAAGCCGAGGGCGCTCGTGTCAAATCTCCTGATATCAGCAAG GTCGCCATTATCGTGACAGATGGCCGTCCCCAGGACAACGTGAAGGATGTGGCTCAGCGTGCACGGGAGGCTGGcattgagatttttgccatcgGTGTGGGACGTGTGGACATGAGCACTCTGAGGCAGATGGCCAGCGATCCTCTGGATGACCATGTAGACTACGTGGAGAGCTACAGCGTCATTGAGAAGCTCACCAAGAAGTTCCAGGAGGCCTTCTGTG tgtcggACCTGTGTGCCACCGGGGATCATGACTGTGAGCAGGTATGCATCAGCACCCCTGGATCATTCAAGTGTGCCTGCAAAGATGGCTTTACCCTCATGGACAATGGTCGCAGCTGcagtg CTTGCAGCAACTCAGCGACAGATGTGGTGTTCCTGATCGATGGCTCTAAGAGCGTGCGCCCCGAGAACTTTGAGCTCGTAAAGAAGTGGATCAACCAGATCGTAGACAAACTGGATGTTTCTGACAGCAAGGCTCATGTTGGACTGGTTCAGTACTCCAGCCAAGTCAGACAG GAGTTCCCTCTGGGCCGCTACAACAACAAGAAAGACCTGAAGGAAGCTGTGAAGAAGATGGCCTACATGGAGAGGGGAACCATGACCGGCCAGGCTCTCCGTTATCTGACAGACAACAGCTTCGGCCCCGGTCAGGGCGCCAGACCCGGAGTCACCAAGGTAGGCATTGTCTTCACCGATGGACGCAGCCAGGACTACATTGGAGATGCTGCCAAAAAGGCCAAGGAGCACG GTTTTAAGATGTACGCTGTTGGAGTTGGCAACGCTGTGGAGGATGAGCTGAAAGAGATTGCGTCTGAGCCGACTGGAGAGCACTACTTCTACACTGCCGACTTCAAGGCTATGACCCAGATCGCCAAGAAGCTGCAGATTAACATCTGTCAAG AGGAGGACCCTTGTGAATGTGACTCCCTCGTAAAGTTCCAAAAGAAAGTAGAAGACGCCCTACAGgcactaacaaaaaaat TAGACAGCATGTCGAAGAGGATCGCCTTGCTGGAGAACAAAATCGTCTGA